Below is a genomic region from Prunus persica cultivar Lovell chromosome G3, Prunus_persica_NCBIv2, whole genome shotgun sequence.
ATcaaaataatgaagaaaaagaactgtAAATGATTTTGCACctcattaaatttaaaaactagTGGACGCAAATCTCTCTGTGACGTTGCTTCCTTCTGCACAGAATCATCAGTATTCTGAGAACCTGTACTCAGCTTTCTAAACCTGATTTTCGATTGTACAAGAGGTAtcagaacaaaaagaaatgacTGCTAGGATATATGACAACCATGCATTAAGAGGCCATGCATCAGGTTTCACTTTTCACCactaaaatccaaaaaaagaaTCTCTTCCATGAATTACAAATTTTTATCGGCAATATTCAAGAACTTTCCAAAAGGGGTAAAACTATTATTGACATAATGTATCATCACTGACAGCAGCACTGCCATTTAGCCCACCGTATGAATAAGGCACTTGTTTATATAAAACCATTTAGCCTACCATCAAGCACGAGCACGAGGACGAAAAATAAGGCACTTGTTCCACAGTACGAATTAGGTCTCACTTCAAAACCTAACTTTAATGATTACTGAAGATAGGTAACAATAACAAGTGatactgaaaaaagaaaaagaatgctGACTAGTGGTGAGCTtttatgtgagagagagagagagagagagagagagagagagagagagagattgaaaaaCAGGTATTACCTGTCAAAGAAACTGGAGGAACCATTAGGAGACCTCATACATCCAGGAGAATTTAATTTCGTACTGGCTTTGGTAATTCTAGCAGAACCCAAGTTCAATGAAACACTAGAAGTACTGGGATTTGGCTGCCTTCCATTTGACATGTTTTCTGAGTTTCCAGCATTTAAAGCACCTGCACCTGCATGATCAGCTCTAGCAGATTGTAAACTACTAATTTCTGTCCCTAAAAGATCTTGGTTTTCCTTGTTGCATCCAACTGTCGAATAAGCAGATCTTCCAGTGCTTACTTGCAAGATCCTTTGCTTTTCAACCTAACACAAATTGACTAGAAATTAAAGAAGGTAAAGAAAATTGTCTGCAAATGACTAAAAAGTGCGGTAATTTTCAACAGAAATTTGCATACAGAAGAAAGACAAAATACTTTTCTTTtagaatcaaagaaaaagaaacaaataaatgatAACCATAATTTTAGCAATGCACAAATGACAAACTCCCTTTAAATCTGTTGAGAAATAGGGCAAATATGAGATGCATTAACCATAATTTTAGCAGTGATTAATTTCAGTACAATCTTAATCATAAAAGGAAACTAATAACAACCTAATAATTTATGAAACTAGATTGCACCCCTAAAACAATAAAGATGAAATATTCTAAACGATTTAGAATCTTACAATATACTTTTCTTCCAGCATAGAAACATGAATAGGTTTTGGAGAAATAAAGATCAAGGTATAAAAACACATACAACATACATACGTTTAGATGAGCTTCACTAGACTTACATGATCACATTCTTGAAAGAGTTTACTTAGATTAAAAAATCCATAAGCTCCAGTTGAAGTGACTTTCTACGAGTGAAGGAAGAgaggacagagagagagagagagttggttTTGGAAAAAATAGGTTTAGGGTTAGATAAACGGCCCCACCACCTCGACAATGAATTCACATGATAAGAGATGCTACACAAATAGGAGATTGCAACAATTCCCATGCCTTTAAAAGTCTGCTCACACCTTTGGTGAGAACATGTCATCAGCCAAACTTAAACAAAACTTCCACAAATTGCATCACTCACCTCATGTGCCAACACCTCTTTCATGGTTAATGCGAGTACATGATGGCCAGATATATAGCCCTGTTTGAACATAAGAAAAATACATTCGATAAGAATCATAATATGAAGCATACCGCATCCCACAACTATAACCAACAACTCAAACCTTGAAATTAATAAAGTCACCAATGGGGGGATCGAAAGAGAGCGCTGAGGCATCAGCTGCTTCATGTCCAAGATTGGACTTCATGCTTCTATGTGTTATAGAATAGGAGACCATCGTGCTAACTAACTGAGCCAAATCAttcttctccttttctgaTAGTAAGTGCGATGCCACCTGAGAAAGATACCAGAACTATGTCATAAACAATAATGACCAAAAGCACAATTTGTCATCACTTCATAAGTGTATAAACTGTATACAGATAGAGAAACGAGCAACAAATAGATATGTGACAAGAATAATGGGACTGATCTCATATGCATTTCATAAGAGATCTGTACGATGTTTCTCAGAGCTGTCATGGCATAATCCTTGAGAAGGAGAAATTATGACATTACCCCACAAACCGCATCACACTTTAAGACAACGACAATTAACTTGGGCGATCATGATCaagaaatttcatcaaaatattttattaacaGAAAGGaattgatgagagagagagagagagagagagagagagagagagagagagagagagagagagcgaaagAATTAAAACCAAAGGACAACCTAGTCTATGTGAGTTCAGAGAGTTCAGATGAATTTCCTTTCACAGTGATGCAGTTCAGCCCTcatcttttgctttttcttgtaCTGTTATACGTAGAAAAATGTTATGTGCATAGAAACTTTAACAatttattgaagaaaaaaatttaaaaaaaaaaaaaaaaaaacttgcaaTAAGCATGGCCTATATGTCTAATCATCATCCGAGTTGCATACAAAATAGTGAACAACCACTAATGCAAAAAGTGAACTCAAGTACAAAGGACATGTCAAGCTCAAGCAGCATGTCTTTCAACAAGAAGATCATagataaaaaaagggaaactatTGCTGACAAGTTCAATAAAATGCAACAAAGATTTGTTTAAGCCAGAAATAAAGTGCATAAAACCTAGAATTAAGCGTGAAGATGGATAATGATATTGTAAGAACGAAATGGAAAGGCAAAATTATGATTCTATGCTCAGATGTGAAAGCTCTACTGATAGAAGCATTCTAGCCTATTTTAATTTAGTTAGAGCGGAGCAATTCCTTTCATGGATTTCATGTGACTGTAGATACTCTTTCTTGATCACATGTGGTATTTGCCAATATCTTGGTCATCTGACCAAGGAGCATAACGTTGCTTTCAAGCACCTGCATGGATAAATATActagaaaagaaatagaatcaATCCACGAAAATGTAAACTAAAGTAATTATCTGCTCCTAATATTATTCCTCAAGAGCTAGAAGGCATATTTCCAcagaggaaaaataaattcaacaaATCCTTCTATtgtcataaaaataaaaataaaaaccgtgAGGAAAATAAGTGATTCAAAATCCTCAGTTCTATCCTATTGGAATAAAATGATATCACAAATTCTTTTATTATGAAATAAATGACAAACACTCGATCAAACTATCTAAAAAAGATAAGCAAAacagaaaccaaaaaccaCTTGAACTAGCAGATAATGACAAGTAGTAGCATATGCAACTGCTAGTATCTAACAaatgaaagtgaaaataaagATCACACACATGCACAggcacaaaaaagaaatattgaaCTGCAAacctgaaaaaacaaaaaggaggcaactgaaaagtaaaaatattACCGGCCTTAGAGTTGGGGGAGAGAGTATGTGTAACAGGAATGAAATTGAGTCTTCTACAAAGGACTTAATTGACAAATGTCTTGAAATAAATGGTGGAACTGTGCTGTACCAAGACCTTAAACTTTCAACCTTTTCCATCAACATTGTTCGGTATCTGAATTTATGAATGAGATTTGATTAGTAAAAAACAAGAATTTGTATGATTTACTTCAAAATCCAACAGGTTTACCGATACCTATGATAAGATTTTGGCCACTCAATATTTGGTCTCTGCACTTGGGCTACCAAATGATGTACGGTGATCGCAACAGCTGGCAGATAAgctgcaaaacagaaaaagaggaaagaatcAATTAAGAATATATTTGGAATGATTTACAACATTGAATGGTAGATAGTTAAATATCTTTACCATAAAGGGGCACGTGTTGTGTACGCATAATATATTTGTGCATAAGGTCAGAGGCACCAAGACTATTTAAGCATTTGACCTTCAGAGAATAGAGAGCATTGTATAACGTCAACTGTCTTGTTTTAGCACATCCCAGGTAATCAATATAGTCAAACCAGGTGGCTTACAGTCTTTTGCATCACTGGATCATGATAAGGAAGATGCAAAAAGTTTTCATGAAGACCATCCGCAATCAAATCATAGTCACCGCTGCAAAGTTATTGAGCAAGCCAGGTAGACATTAAATATTTCAAACACCCGTTGAACATATGATGTTTGCTGCAATTTACTACCTACCAGTTAGAAATGAGAGCATGCAAGGAGTCAAATTCATTTGACATAATTCCACAGCTCCTATTGGTTCTTCTGTCCATCTtcgtttttctcttttggaatATCTAAAGAGAGTAGCATCTTCAAACATAAGACTGAATATTGGATACAGCAATTAAGAAACACATCACCCAATTTTACCACTGTACCTTACCTCTTTCCAGACATCAAACACACTTCTTGACAAGTCCTTTCGACCAACCACTTGAGAATCAATCCCCCACTAAAAAGTAAAACATTAGAAAAATAACTTAGTAtaaaaccactccattttaaagaaaataatgcttTTTTCTTCAAACAGAAACTAACATTAAAAATTCCACTGAAATTAACTACCACCATTCACCAGGAAAACACCTAAACTATAATGAGAGGGTAATTAGGGCAGTTTAGAAGTAATCCTAGGAAACATCCGTGATTATGACATTAACTAGTATCATGCAGAGAGTCATGTTTACTTTATTTCTCCAGAAAAGATGATAAAGTGCTCAAAACCTTAATACATATTTTCACAATGTTTAATACTCACAAATTTCAAACAGAAACTTTGTACTTAAAGTAGGTGACCTAAATGGAAACACAAACCCCACTGTTTGAATGCTTAAATGACTGCAGTAATGAAAATTCCTTTTCAGGTGAAAACATGGTCAGCCTCTATTCAACTATAAAGTCGACCTTACGCAATGAGTCACAAATattgaaaacaacaaaagattAGCCATATTTTCCAGTCATGTCATGCCTTCTGTTCTCAACTTGCAACACAAGCCAACAAAACCATCCTAGAGAAAGCCAACAAAAGATTACCGCATTGAGTGtttccttcttcttgttgAGAAACTGAAGAGTGTTCAAGCATGAACGTATATCACATTCTGTAACATAAAGGCTGGAGTGAGTGGAAAAGATAGATTGAATAGAATGACAGGAATTCTGAAAATAGTATAAACTATTATAAACTAAATTTCACTCATAACAATAATTCAATTTGAACTTAAAATGGGGATCAAACTTGTAAACAACACATCTAGAGTATCTGTTAAAGAACTGGTCTTAACAATATGAATGACCCAATTGATGAATTCTTAAAAAAAGGATGTATGACCCACCTGTATACCCTGCAAGTGCAGTAAGTGCAATAgaacttgttttcatttcctcCTTGGTACATATATATTTCAGCCTGTAATAGAACATTGACGAAATTTGAGGAATAATGTGACATTGGAACGTATGAAACTCTTAAACACAGTAAATGGGATCAAATCAAGTGATACCACAGATTCAGTTCGAAAAACAAGTGCAAATAACAGGCATTGTTTTGAAAGAGACCATGCACTTCAACTAACATGATATCTATAGTACCAATCGGGGATATGAATATCGGCATCGGTAGCTTGGTATATATGTATGGTATGCTAGTACAtacatttattatttttttccgtTACATTACATAATTACTATTTCATGATAAAGACAGAGAGCAATCAAAACCCtagttattttaatttaagataCTTAATTTTAcctgaataaaaaaaacatcaagaTTCATTTCCAAGAAAGAGATATATCACGAATTATATCAATATTGAAATAAATTCAGACATGCACAAGTTACTCATTCATAGAGGTCCTCACTCATCTCACAAGATGACCACCTTCCTAAAGGAgtgaatggagtggtcggAAGTACAAAGAGGACACAACCCAGACATGAGCAAACATGCATCAGACACACATGTTTTGCATATTCAAATACAATtaaaagctaaaaaaatagtaaGGGACCCTGAAGCTGTGTATCTTCATAACATGATATAAAGGAGAGAATCCAGGGAAAAAGCccaaattcattttaaaaattaaaaaattgatttgCATACTGATTAATGTTGAATAATCAATTCATGCTAGctgcaattaaaaaagaaaaaagttttgaaaatcatctcaaattttatttatccCAGCTGTAATTATGAAATCTTTGTTAATTTACAAAACCAAGATTTGTGACATACCTGTTTCAAAGTATGGTTCTGAAAATTATTTATGGAAACTATAAGTATGGTTGAGAACTCAAATTTTGGTGACATTTTGAGTGAGCTTATAAGTTGTGATATCTATATCTTGCTATTCTTTTTACATTGGGTATGACCATGCCATTATCAActattataaattacaaacacAGGCACAAAGTCTTTCACTCACCACGTTCATGTTCTAACTTTTGACAGTCTACTATGTTGTCATTAGAAAAAGTCACAGGCTTACCACATGCTCCATACATGTTAGATATTTTGAAAAgtattttattcactttccatgGATCTAAAACTTTATCCATTTGCAAAGCATTTGGTGGGAAGTGGGGTTTCTGGTTGTTGTAAGATGACTTAGATGAGTAAGATTCATATGCAGATAAGTCATATTGTTACAATTTTGTACCCCGCTATCAAACGATATACTCTATCAAATGAGGTTATTGATGAAAAGGAAGATATACAGAACTTCATTGGCTGGGGTTTCAAAACAAACTTTAGAATTGCATGATATGATGATATTGGTTCTTCACCTTGAACTAATTATTGATAGAAGTTTCAGCCATATATCGCTCTTCACAACAGACAATAAACATGAATATAACGAGATgccaaatcacataaaattatGTAAATATGAAATGGATCCGGTAAACAATTTTTTGGGGAAAATTTATCTTTTGCAAAAGTTACCTGCTTACCACTCGACTCACTGTTGGTTGAACAAAAACATGAACCCTATAAAACAATAAGTAGTGTCGTCAAGCCAATAAACCTTCAAGAAATCCACATAACTGTTAAATATTATGGTATGGATTCAGGTTCCATCATTTAAAACTATCTGTAGTTGCTACCATTGTCAGTTTTTGATAATAAACAAACTTTCatttaaggaaaagaaagaggacATGTGTTACCATTATCATTGAAATggctagaaagaaaaaagagaatttaCTGTAAATGGGGTGACAAAGATGTGATATTAATAAGATATGCTGCTTCATTTTGTGTACTAACCAATGCAAAACTATGTTTAAATGAATTTCCAATCTCTTACATTTGGAACTGGTAAAAACACTGTAATATGATGAGGACATCTTTGTCAAACCCATTAGGGCttacaaaagaaagagatggaagaggAAGTCATTTAATTTGGTCTTTAAATCTGGCTATTTTTTATTCCTGCAATTAGTTTCTAACTCTAGTTGATCCCGATCCCAACCAATCATAGTTGTATAGTAGTCACAAATCTAGTTATTTTCGTAAAGCTTGGAAGCAAAAGTAAGCATATGCTTTGACAATACATCTACTGACAAATTCTGTAATTGggtttctataattttttaactCATGCAAAGAATGACTTACTTTGCTACTCGGCGCAATGGTCTCAAAGCAGGTGCATAAAGGTCATTACATATGCAAATAACCTACATGAGAACAAAAGAATTTATTATAGTATCAAAacgcaaaagaaaaaaataaaccattAGTCCATTGAAACTCACAGGCCTCGACAAAGATGCAGTTTTCCGCCCCCTTTTTGAAGAAAACCTTCCCAATTTTAGTTCTTTATTGACATTATCCTTCTCCATATCAAACTTCCTATCAGCAGAAACCTGCATGTaaatataagaaaatcaaTTATATGATACAAACTAGTGAGCTGAAATTGATTCTTAATATACCAATTTCAGTTCAGcaactaattatttatttagtagcTCATTGTACACACTTACTACAGACACTacccagaaatttttttatgttaagaaatttacaaaatattaatatatagcAAAAGGCCTTCATGGTTAAATTTTCATAAATCCCTTAAATggccttaattaattaattctctAGACAGAATACCATTTACTACATAATGGTAAAATagtcaaaataaaatagtcaAAGAAATTGCTTATTTCACCCACTGATTACAGTCTACAGGCTTATCTCATACTATCCCACTCCAACTATAGCAATTGAATCCAGCTATGTGCGGTACGAAAAGCCTATTTGTACGAGCGTTAGGGCTTTCTGAGAGGCTAGTCCCCtacaaattatttaaaaatgtctctctctcaatgtCTCCGACCACCCTAGATGGTCTAGTGAGGAGGGAGGAAGCAAGAGAGTAATTGTAAACGTACAAATACAGGtaatctttcttcttttttttttggtagaaaCATAGTAATTGTATTACTAAAACATACAAGCAAAGTGGACTACAAATGACAGAAGATACTACCCTCTGCCTACAAAACAGGTCACGGAAACTTAAGAACAAGAACACACATCTCTTGACCATGCAGAAACCAGAATCACCTAATCTACATTCAAGATACAATCCATACAGCAGTCTACCCCAATGAAGAGAATTGCTCCAAGGGGATGCCTTTAAATTGTTTGGCACGGAAGGGCCAAAGGAAGCTAAAAGTCTAATCCTATCCCAAATTAACTCCCACCTCCTTCTTAGATTCAGAATTTCACTTGGTTCTCTTCCAACCAAACACACCACAAAAGAGACAAGACATTACATCTACAAAGAATAATAAACTTGTTAGCACTTACAAGGCCACAACCTACAAAACAAGTAAAAAAACCAATATTGCCTAGCCTAATTTATCAATGCTCAATTCTACTTCTTGTAACCATGAAattagtgaaattcaatggtcTTGCTTAAATATACATAAGGTAATAAAATGTGCACATAAAGTCATAACCATGCTAGGGTTTTCTATCCTAAAGATTGAGTTTCCAATTCAAACAATTCTGGAAGGATCCTAATGTTATGGCATACGCCgacaaataattaattgtgGTAAAGAACCTGAAACAAAAAATGGATTACCATGCTACTACCCTAATCCTGGCACCATGGATCATAGAAATGAAATAGAGCGGAAAAAACCTTACTAAGGCAATTCATAAAGCATTTCATTAAAGGATTTGACATTTTTTCCAGATCTGTAGGGGTaattacattttcttttcatgctTATTATTTAGTAATGGTCATTAAGCCATAGAAATTTAGTTCTTTAATTTCTCAACTTTGaagatgataaaaaaaaaaaaaaaaaaaagaatatagaaCAATAGAAGCATGGATAAGTGTACCCACTAAGCcaccaaaacaaattaatgaattCCCCGGATACCTCAAACacagaaatttaaaaatttaaacctGTAACCATTACCAGTTTTAGAATAAACTCCACGACACCTTTTCCATCACTGAGAGCTCCATCTATTTCGTCAATCACCTAGAGGAAATGCAATTGATTTAAGTCATGTGCACCCACAATAAAAAGGTTAAGCTTGAAAAGTAGAACCAACCAAACACTTCGGCCTCGAGTCAATTCTCACGGACTCCTTATGATCAACTATGACCGACTCCATCTGAACGACATCAAGAATTTTAGCCCCAATTGTGGATGATGATCGATCATCACTAGCATTAACCTACAAAGCATGAACATCATCTTAAGTACATAACTAGTGTGCCACAGAAGTGAACGCAATATTCCGTTATACAAAAGCCTTGAACCATGAAAATCATTTAAGGCTTTTGTATATTGAGTAAATAAAGGGACTTAAATGaaacaattaaaaacataAGCTAGTGGTTGATATCCCTAATCCGTTCTGAATTGATTGAATCCGGTATTAGATTGACCGGCCTTTGATAGATTGATCGACTTCACAAGAACGCTCAACCAATGTTAGCTAGAAGAAAAGGTGGGAGTCCCCACTCTCTTAGCTTGTGTGACAAACAAGCAACCTTACTAATAAAGGCATAACGTTCCATATCCTTCACAGCCACAAATAGTTATATGGCTTAATTACTCTAGTACCCCTTTAAACTATGCTCAAATCTCACATTACCCTCAAAAATCACGATGAGCCACATTGCCCCCTTAAACGACTTATTGTGTCTCACTTTGTCCCCCACTGTAAAGTCCATCGAAAAGGCCATCAAAACCGCAAACATGGTCTGAACGAGACCCAGACCCATATTTTACTGAAATAAATGTCAGGTGGATGCCATATGTtaaaaacattttttaaaaaattatttaaaataaaatttcatgaGCTCTTCTCTATCCCCAACCTTGCGTTACCCATGAAGATCCAAGATATTCAACCCCGACTTCAAAATCCACACCTAAATAAGAGACTTACAAAGCAATCATCATTGCTAAGGTGATGCGGGAGCATCTATTAGACTTTCCTAATCTAAGTGGGCATCAGCCAATAAGGCTAAGTTTTagttatattaaattaatgggttattttattacttgtttTCCTATTTTACTAGGATTTGGTTTAAATTCCTGTTCAGGTTTTTAATTCCTATGTCAATTAGGTTTTCTATGTTCTAGCATAAATAGGCTATTAAGAGACTCTTGGATTTAGTTTTGTTGATGAATATAATTTCAGACGTTAGTCTAGAGTTTTTGTTGGGATTTTGCCCTAGAACTCAATTATCTTTGTTCCAACTTTGATTCTACTGCTTTATCCTTCTATTCTCTGTATTTTGGGTATGTTTGGGTCGCTGGACAGCAGCTTATAACTGCTGACCTGCATCAAATTGGTATCATAGCCTAGTTTAATCCTTGCTCCACACCATGGTTGGACGTGCTAGAGGTCGTGGACGAGGGAACCAAGCCCAACACGCAGAGATGGCTAAGATACGGCGTATGATAGAAGACTTGTCGAGAGCGGTGCAAGCCCTCAGACTGGAACGTGCGGATGCCTATATGGAGATTCCGGAACGCAACCGCGGACCCTTACACATACCGGAAGGTGGTGGTGAGGATGAATATGAAGACGAGACGAACGTCGACAACCCTTTTCATGAAGCTGGAAACCGTGGTGATGGTCATTGAGGTGGATTGGAAGAGCGGT
It encodes:
- the LOC18783293 gene encoding chromosome transmission fidelity protein 18 homolog isoform X7, whose translation is MDIPFPEELELLEANYHLPEDSLLLEAAEPYPEEFEKEQPTRSKWPPSTDHPSSSETQSNARNRLRSSGMDMDIPFPEELELLEADYHLHEDLLDLEPTEPYQEEYEKEQSPSTDHPSSSETQINGHKRFRSLGGPYGSISENDGLSDEKRSKIDDLDRSKNNEDWLQYSPPHQSDPTVDEQVVDAVEEKVVSRYASEIHGDFIPVTAPGAGDRVYAKICRIERVERPKILRAKGKFGGLISEPIKDLLQRVEQEAFMKALQARSKSQGDVIHPETPVVHEQLWVDKYAPNSFTELLSDELTNREVLLWLKQWDPCVFGSEIKSTSDDVLSALRRHSSITQHKKLSDSKVPRNNRGSRWDNEKSKHFNDMNNENTNSKSIKELWNRSRSSGPPEENILLLCGPPGLGKTTLAHVAAKHCGYRVVEVNASDDRSSSTIGAKILDVVQMESVIVDHKESVRIDSRPKCLVIDEIDGALSDGKGVVEFILKLVSADRKFDMEKDNVNKELKLGRFSSKRGRKTASLSRPVICICNDLYAPALRPLRRVAKVHVFVQPTVSRVVSRLKYICTKEEMKTSSIALTALAGYTECDIRSCLNTLQFLNKKKETLNAWGIDSQVVGRKDLSRSVFDVWKEIFQKRKTKMDRRTNRSCGIMSNEFDSLHALISNCGDYDLIADGLHENFLHLPYHDPVMQKTVKCLNSLGASDLMHKYIMRTQHVPLYAYLPAVAITVHHLVAQVQRPNIEWPKSYHRYRTMLMEKVESLRSWYSTVPPFISRHLSIKSFVEDSISFLLHILSPPTLRPVASHLLSEKEKNDLAQLVSTMVSYSITHRSMKSNLGHEAADASALSFDPPIGDFINFKGYISGHHVLALTMKEVLAHEVEKQRILQVSTGRSAYSTVGCNKENQDLLGTEISSLQSARADHAGAGALNAGNSENMSNGRQPNPSTSSVSLNLGSARITKASTKLNSPGCMRSPNGSSSFFDRRKQRHREICVH
- the LOC18783293 gene encoding chromosome transmission fidelity protein 18 homolog isoform X8; this translates as MDIPFPEELELLEANYHLPEDSLLLEAAEPYPEEFEKEQPTRSKWPPSTDHPSSSETQSNARNRLRSSGMDMDIPFPEELELLEADYHLHEDLLDLEPTEPYQEEYEKEQSPSTDHPSSSETQINGHKRFRSLGGPYGSISENDGLSDEKRSKIDDLDRSKNNEDWLQYSPPHQSDPTVDEQVVDAVEEKVVSRYASEIHGDFIPVTAPGAGDRVYAKICRIERVERPKILRAKGKFGGLISEPIKDLLQRVEQEAFMKALQARSKSQGDVIHPETPVVHEQLWVDKYAPNSFTELLSDELTNREVLLWLKQWDPCVFGSEIKSTSDDVLSALRRHSSITQHKKLSDSKVPRNNRGSRWDNEKSKHFNDMNNENTNSKSIKELWNRSRSSGPPEENILLLCGPPGLGKTTLAHVAAKHCGYRVVEVNASDDRSSSTIGAKILDVVQMESVIVDHKESVRIDSRPKCLVIDEIDGALSDGKGVVEFILKLVSADRKFDMEKDNVNKELKLGRFSSKRGRKTASLSRPVICICNDLYAPALRPLRRVAKVHVFVQPTVSRVVSRLKYICTKEEMKTSSIALTALAGYTECDIRSCLNTLQFLNKKKETLNAWGIDSQVVGRKDLSRSVFDVWKEIFQKRKTKMDRRTNRSCGIMSNEFDSLHALISNCGDYDLIADGLHENFLHLPYHDPVMQKTVKCLNSLGASDLMHKYIMRTQHVPLYAYLPAVAITVHHLVAQVQRPNIEWPKSYHRYRTMLMEKVESLRSWYSTVPPFISRHLSIKSFVEDSISFLLHILSPPTLRPVASHLLSEKEKNDLAQLVSTMVSYSITHRSMKSNLGHEAADASALSFDPPIGDFINFKGYISGHHVLALTMKEVLAHEVEKQRILQVSTGRSAYSTVGCNKENQDLLGTEISSLQSARADHAGAGALNAGNSENMSNGRQPNPSTSSVSLNLGSARITKASTKLNSPGCMRSPNGSSSFFDRLNGFI
- the LOC18783293 gene encoding chromosome transmission fidelity protein 18 homolog isoform X6, coding for MDIPFPEELELLEANYHLPEDSLLLEAAEPYPEEFEKEQPTRSKWPPSTDHPSSSETQSNARNRLRSSGMDMDIPFPEELELLEADYHLHEDLLDLEPTEPYQEEYEKEQSPSTDHPSSSETQINGHKRFRSLGGPYGSISENDGLSDEKRSKIDDLDRSKNNEDWLQYSPPHQSDPTVDEQVVDAVEEKVVSRYASEIHGDFIPVTAPGAGDRVYAKICRIERVERPKILRAKGKFGGLISEPIKDLLQRVEQEAFMKALQARSKSQGDVIHPETPVVHEQLWVDKYAPNSFTELLSDELTNREVLLWLKQWDPCVFGSEIKSTSDDVLSALRRHSSITQHKKLSDSKVPRNNRGSRWDNEKSKHFNDMNNENTNSKSIKELWNRSRSSGPPEENILLLCGPPGLGKTTLAHVAAKHCGYRVVEVNASDDRSSSTIGAKILDVVQMESVIVDHKESVRIDSRPKCLVIDEIDGALSDGKGVVEFILKLVSADRKFDMEKDNVNKELKLGRFSSKRGRKTASLSRPVICICNDLYAPALRPLRRVAKVHVFVQPTVSRVVSRLKYICTKEEMKTSSIALTALAGYTECDIRSCLNTLQFLNKKKETLNAWGIDSQVVGRKDLSRSVFDVWKEIFQKRKTKMDRRTNRSCGIMSNEFDSLHALISNCGDYDLIADGLHENFLHLPYHDPVMQKTVKCLNSLGASDLMHKYIMRTQHVPLYAYLPAVAITVHHLVAQVQRPNIEWPKSYHRYRTMLMEKVESLRSWYSTVPPFISRHLSIKSFVEDSISFLLHILSPPTLRPVASHLLSEKEKNDLAQLVSTMVSYSITHRSMKSNLGHEAADASALSFDPPIGDFINFKGYISGHHVLALTMKEVLAHEVEKQRILQVSTGRSAYSTVGCNKENQDLLGTEISSLQSARADHAGAGALNAGNSENMSNGRQPNPSTSSVSLNLGSARITKASTKLNSPGCMRSPNGSSSFFDRLASTIGTPYSDSGNKWQGFYKCS
- the LOC18783293 gene encoding chromosome transmission fidelity protein 18 homolog isoform X5 produces the protein MDIPFPEELELLEANYHLPEDSLLLEAAEPYPEEFEKEQPTRSKWPPSTDHPSSSETQSNARNRLRSSGMDMDIPFPEELELLEADYHLHEDLLDLEPTEPYQEEYEKEQSPSTDHPSSSETQINGHKRFRSLGGPYGSISENDGLSDEKRSKIDDLDRSKNNEDWLQYSPPHQSDPTVDEQVVDAVEEKVVSRYASEIHGDFIPVTAPGAGDRVYAKICRIERVERPKILRAKGKFGGLISEPIKDLLQRVEQEAFMKALQARSKSQGDVIHPETPVVHEQLWVDKYAPNSFTELLSDELTNREVLLWLKQWDPCVFGSEIKSTSDDVLSALRRHSSITQHKKLSDSKVPRNNRGSRWDNEKSKHFNDMNNENTNSKSIKELWNRSRSSGPPEENILLLCGPPGLGKTTLAHVAAKHCGYRVVEVNASDDRSSSTIGAKILDVVQMESVIVDHKESVRIDSRPKCLVIDEIDGALSDGKGVVEFILKLVSADRKFDMEKDNVNKELKLGRFSSKRGRKTASLSRPVICICNDLYAPALRPLRRVAKVHVFVQPTVSRVVSRLKYICTKEEMKTSSIALTALAGYTECDIRSCLNTLQFLNKKKETLNAWGIDSQVVGRKDLSRSVFDVWKEIFQKRKTKMDRRTNRSCGIMSNEFDSLHALISNCGDYDLIADGLHENFLHLPYHDPVMQKTVKCLNSLGASDLMHKYIMRTQHVPLYAYLPAVAITVHHLVAQVQRPNIEWPKSYHRYRTMLMEKVESLRSWYSTVPPFISRHLSIKSFVEDSISFLLHILSPPTLRPVASHLLSEKEKNDLAQLVSTMVSYSITHRSMKSNLGHEAADASALSFDPPIGDFINFKGYISGHHVLALTMKEVLAHEVEKQRILQVSTGRSAYSTVGCNKENQDLLGTEISSLQSARADHAGAGALNAGNSENMSNGRQPNPSTSSVSLNLGSARITKASTKLNSPGCMRSPNGSSSFFDRLASTIGTPYSDSGNKWQGMGFTNAVKRPVRIREFLL